The genomic interval CATGACCTTTGTGGCCGATTGAGTCGGTCTTCCGGGAGTTCCCAAGGTCGAAGAAGGATTTGAGATCGTTTCGAGACATCCCGTGTCCGTCGTCTTCGATGATGATGTCGGAGCCAGACACGGTATTCCGGATCCTGATTACGACCTCCGTGGCACCGGCATCGTATGCGTTCGACAGTGATTCGCGGATGATCTCGAGGGGATCCTCGAAGTCGCTGGCAATTTCGAGAAACTCCTGTACTTCGTTGACTTCTGGGTGCTGTTTCATGTTAGAAATATCCTCCGAGTGATTGGTTGACGACACGATGCGTTTGCTTCCGGATCGGATCACGTCGGCCGACAGTCTCATCGAGATAGTCGATAAGCGGATCTGTGCCGTGCTGTTTGATTCGTTGCCGGAGTTCTTGCACCTCCTGTCTATGGATGATAAGATTGTGCATAGCGACCGGGCCGAGAACATCTTTCTGGTATTCAGTGTTCCCCTGCATCCAGCTGACCAGCATCGGGTCCGAGCAGACAGCACAGTCACACTGGGTGAAATCGACTGCATCCAGCGGAATGTGCTCGGTCAAACTCACGGCATACTTTTCGTTAATGGCGTTCTGGAGATAGGTCGTTGAGTCAAATGTGTCCGCGCCGGCGGCGACGAGGAGCGGGATTGATCCGCTGCCGATACCCAGCACGTGGAGTGGAAGATCAGCAAGCCCGCGTTCCTCCATGATTTCGACACAGTCCATGACCGCGGTGATCAACACCGCTTTGTCATCTTTCTTCGGGACAAGACTGCCGAGGGCAATCCCGTCAAACAAGGTGGAGATATCGATATTCCCGAACTGGGATTGAACGTGGTCGAAGAACCGGTCGAGCATCGAATAGTTGTATCCGTGGACGGTCAGGTACCGGGCACCGGGATAGGTCTGGGTAAGACGTGCAAACTCAACTGCATTTTCGGCGGTGCGTTCAGCCTTCTGTTGCCGTTCATCGAACGTGTCGCTGGGAGCGATCGGCCGATCAAGGTTGACAATGATATCGCCGCCGAGCTGTTTCTGGATGCGGAACGCTTCCCGCTGATCGATCTCTATCTCGAAATCACTCCCATCAAGCCCATCGTTATGTAAGAATTTGTACCCACCAGAATCAACGAATATAAGGCCGTTATAGCCAGAAAACGTTTCTCGTTCTTTGATTTTGTCCGAGACATAATCATCAAACCGTTCCCGGTTGATGCCGTAATCAGTGAGGGATGCAACAGAGGTCATCGTTCCGCGGAAGTATTCGTCATACGTACCGCCACCGATCACCTCCTTCCCGAGCATGAACTCCTTTATTGTCCTGTGAACGCCGCCGCCGAAGACGCTGGATTTCGTACCGCCGCCATAGAAACTCAGGACGGGGAAAAACGTCGGTGTGTCGAGTGACTGGCCGTTGATAGTGAGGGTCCCGGCACGGGCATCGCCGGCTGTCGCGGTAACCTGGAACGAGGCTGTCTGATCAGTTTGCTTGAGTTGTGGCATTCTTCCCCTCCATCTCAAGCGACGAATAGTTGCCCCGGATGATCTGCTTGAGCGTGTGCCCTTTGTATCCGATGCCATCGCCGTCGATAAACTGGACCGATGCGGAAAGGTCGGACAAATCGCCTATCGCGGCCTTGTATTCTGTTCCAAGGTTGAAGATGATGTGGTCATACCCATTCGCATCAACCCTTGACCGCAGTTCTCTCGTGACCCTCGGCCGGAGTTTAGATGCACGGTCGGCATCCATCCGGCGGTCGTAATAGTTAATCTCGTCAGTGGAATCAATCAGGCCGTACTCTGCTGAGAGTACACAAATATCGATGTTGTCCTGAAATTCACCGTCGTCTATCGCCTTTTTGATAATTTTGAAGAAGTATCCAGAGTACAATTCGAGGGGTTGAACCGGTTTTCCGGGCCGATTTTTAGACTTTGAGCAGGACTGTACCAGCAGCATTGACATGGTTCCTTCTTTCGACCCCGAGACCTTATAGTTTACCACGTTCTAAGTAATCGCGCCTCCTATCCGAATACTGTAAGTAAAGGAGATATACGGCCTGTTCTGGATAGTGGTGGTAAGAAAATGACAGCTACTGACAGTCAGCTATTTATACTGTATATTATTTTAGTCGGACATAATCGGCGGGGATATACTGGCAGAATCAATCGAACGATCCAATTGTTGATTGGTCAGGAGGCGCAGTATGCTGCAGCCATTCCATCTGTTCAAACAATCTCTTTCCTTGGAACGGCCATCGTATTGTGACGTCTGCTTGTTCAATCTCATCGCTGATGGGATCAACATAGTCGCTTCCCGCGAGAATGACGACTTCATCGAACGCAGCGAGGAAGGGCCTTAAATCGTCCATGACATCTCTTGCCCATTCCTGGGTATCTGCCTCAGTGAGGTCGTCCATCGCGGTGTTATACGGTTCCAGGGCTGTTTCTGGGTGGACAACGCCGTGTTCTGCGGAGAGAATTCGCCAGGCATCGCAGCCTTCCGCCCACTGGCGTTTTTTGGCGAAGTAGGAAGAGGTGTAGAGTGATTTCGCTTCTGTCTGCTGCTCGCGTTTTTCACTGCCACAACCCACGAGCGCTACTGTTCTTGTCATACTCTGATCACTGGTAATCGGAGATACTCTTCTGTTCCGTGTTGAAGTCTGCATTGTACTCGGTGAGCCGGTGTGTTGCCTGAAGGAGGATACCGAACTCAAAAGCACCTGCCACGGAGTTCCGCATCTGGCCTTCAACCAGTCCAAACGGTTGCTTCTGCCAGTGTTTG from Natrinema sp. HArc-T2 carries:
- a CDS encoding tRNA-guanine transglycosylase, which gives rise to MPQLKQTDQTASFQVTATAGDARAGTLTINGQSLDTPTFFPVLSFYGGGTKSSVFGGGVHRTIKEFMLGKEVIGGGTYDEYFRGTMTSVASLTDYGINRERFDDYVSDKIKERETFSGYNGLIFVDSGGYKFLHNDGLDGSDFEIEIDQREAFRIQKQLGGDIIVNLDRPIAPSDTFDERQQKAERTAENAVEFARLTQTYPGARYLTVHGYNYSMLDRFFDHVQSQFGNIDISTLFDGIALGSLVPKKDDKAVLITAVMDCVEIMEERGLADLPLHVLGIGSGSIPLLVAAGADTFDSTTYLQNAINEKYAVSLTEHIPLDAVDFTQCDCAVCSDPMLVSWMQGNTEYQKDVLGPVAMHNLIIHRQEVQELRQRIKQHGTDPLIDYLDETVGRRDPIRKQTHRVVNQSLGGYF
- a CDS encoding DUF6884 domain-containing protein, which produces MSMLLVQSCSKSKNRPGKPVQPLELYSGYFFKIIKKAIDDGEFQDNIDICVLSAEYGLIDSTDEINYYDRRMDADRASKLRPRVTRELRSRVDANGYDHIIFNLGTEYKAAIGDLSDLSASVQFIDGDGIGYKGHTLKQIIRGNYSSLEMEGKNATTQAN
- a CDS encoding DUF6884 domain-containing protein, with protein sequence MTRTVALVGCGSEKREQQTEAKSLYTSSYFAKKRQWAEGCDAWRILSAEHGVVHPETALEPYNTAMDDLTEADTQEWARDVMDDLRPFLAAFDEVVILAGSDYVDPISDEIEQADVTIRWPFQGKRLFEQMEWLQHTAPPDQSTIGSFD